One genomic region from Glaciimonas sp. PAMC28666 encodes:
- a CDS encoding PrgH/EprH family type III secretion apparatus protein, producing MPSKVSREETPVFAVLRFMNGPLLGCEYGLEPGKTLFVVGSVGDLIVGEVIPEFPENTVVVPMPQGGINFEVIIDSGAADGFLLRVLTDAPEDRCHLFQDSCTAGDTRFLVRRRDDDWRVSLIESQAPLAIKVDKKVSSLAFIYWLSGLAALFSLVFASTAIWKSSKGDVLSTRVSAAIAGSIGKYQILRGHDDVEYVFAGSERDMAWGRQALIRADLYSRVTVSTLRREESRIVDLLRVTYPTLAFHRLRMEELTQPILMLSQNRTILTNEARGVLIEQIKRWMPYAETVVLDNWDDTTLEQQAGSGLDRLGISYSRARDNSRITFVAQGELTDVDLLNLQKYTKAFYRDFGSEYVHFTVELKDELLKNKSFKYGRNGYVKVTPKHWFFPNG from the coding sequence ATGCCATCGAAGGTAAGTAGGGAAGAAACACCTGTGTTTGCTGTTCTGCGTTTTATGAACGGTCCACTGCTAGGATGTGAGTATGGCCTTGAGCCCGGGAAAACCTTATTTGTGGTCGGTTCGGTAGGGGATTTAATCGTCGGTGAGGTAATCCCGGAGTTTCCAGAGAATACCGTGGTAGTGCCTATGCCCCAGGGCGGCATAAATTTCGAAGTCATCATCGATAGTGGCGCCGCAGACGGCTTTTTATTGCGAGTGCTTACCGATGCACCGGAAGATCGGTGCCACCTTTTTCAGGATAGCTGTACCGCTGGTGATACGCGATTTTTGGTGCGGCGCCGAGATGACGATTGGCGTGTTTCCCTTATTGAATCTCAAGCACCTCTTGCTATCAAAGTTGATAAAAAGGTGTCATCTCTGGCATTTATCTATTGGTTGTCAGGGCTAGCCGCATTATTTTCATTGGTGTTCGCTAGTACCGCCATATGGAAATCTTCTAAAGGCGACGTACTAAGCACGCGAGTGAGCGCCGCAATTGCTGGATCAATTGGTAAGTATCAAATTCTAAGAGGGCACGATGATGTCGAGTATGTTTTCGCCGGTAGCGAAAGAGATATGGCGTGGGGAAGGCAGGCATTAATTCGTGCAGATTTGTATAGCAGGGTTACGGTTTCAACTTTGCGCCGTGAGGAATCTCGGATCGTCGATCTTTTGCGAGTCACGTATCCTACACTTGCTTTTCATCGATTGAGAATGGAAGAATTAACGCAGCCTATATTAATGCTAAGTCAGAATCGGACCATATTGACTAACGAAGCACGTGGTGTGCTTATTGAACAAATCAAGCGTTGGATGCCTTATGCCGAAACAGTCGTTCTGGATAACTGGGATGACACAACGCTAGAGCAACAGGCAGGATCGGGACTGGATCGACTTGGAATTTCTTATTCGCGTGCGCGCGACAACAGTCGCATCACGTTTGTAGCTCAAGGTGAATTAACTGATGTCGATCTGCTAAATTTGCAAAAATACACAAAAGCCTTTTATCGAGACTTTGGTTCGGAGTATGTGCACTTTACCGTCGAACTAAAGGACGAATTGCTAAAGAACAAGTCATTTAAGTATGGCCGTAATGGATATGTAAAAGTGACACCCAAACACTGGTTCTTTCCTAATGGATAG
- the pstC gene encoding phosphate ABC transporter permease subunit PstC, which translates to MTQSISLQSKSLDQAILSQQALLATMRRQRIQDFFFHKITMVFSLIVLFVLLGIIVSLAIGAWPVFHAFGPSFLTSIEWDPVNDQYGALTAIGGTLVTSFIALAIAFPISFGIALFLTEICPSKLRQPLGTAVELLAGVPSIIYGIWGLFVFAPLFAEYVQPILGDTLGRIPGIGILFSGPQMGIGILTAGLILAVMIIPFIASVMRDVFEVVPAVLKESAYGLGCTRWEVVRKVVLPYAKTGVVGGVMLGLGRALGETMAVTFVIGNSHRLSWSLFGAGNSIASTLANEIAEASSTLHVSALFALGLILFVITFLVLSAAKLMLMGMSRKEGAK; encoded by the coding sequence ATGACACAATCAATTTCACTGCAATCCAAGAGCCTTGATCAGGCTATTTTGTCGCAACAAGCGTTGCTGGCTACGATGCGCCGGCAAAGGATTCAGGATTTCTTTTTTCACAAGATCACGATGGTGTTTTCGTTGATCGTGTTGTTTGTTTTGTTGGGAATTATTGTCTCGCTTGCCATTGGTGCGTGGCCGGTGTTCCACGCATTCGGCCCTTCTTTTTTAACCAGCATTGAGTGGGATCCGGTCAATGACCAATATGGCGCATTGACTGCGATTGGCGGTACGCTGGTGACGTCATTTATCGCATTGGCGATTGCGTTTCCCATCAGCTTTGGAATCGCTTTATTTTTGACTGAAATTTGCCCTTCAAAATTACGTCAGCCATTAGGCACCGCAGTCGAGCTCCTTGCCGGCGTGCCCAGTATTATCTACGGCATCTGGGGATTGTTTGTGTTTGCGCCGCTATTTGCCGAGTACGTGCAACCGATATTGGGTGACACCCTGGGTCGTATCCCTGGCATTGGCATTTTGTTTTCCGGTCCTCAAATGGGTATCGGCATTTTGACAGCGGGCTTGATTTTGGCGGTGATGATCATTCCATTTATCGCCTCCGTCATGCGCGATGTCTTCGAAGTAGTGCCGGCGGTATTAAAAGAATCAGCATATGGCCTCGGATGTACGCGTTGGGAAGTCGTTCGCAAAGTGGTGCTGCCATATGCAAAAACTGGAGTCGTGGGCGGGGTCATGCTGGGTCTTGGTCGGGCCTTGGGTGAGACCATGGCGGTGACTTTTGTGATCGGCAATTCGCACCGTCTTTCGTGGTCGCTATTTGGTGCTGGCAATAGTATCGCATCGACGCTCGCCAATGAAATCGCTGAAGCCTCTTCAACCTTGCACGTATCGGCCCTGTTTGCCCTTGGCCTCATTTTATTCGTGATTACATTTCTGGTGCTATCCGCTGCCAAGCTGATGTTGATGGGGATGTCCCGCAAAGAGGGTGCAAAATGA
- a CDS encoding LuxR C-terminal-related transcriptional regulator has translation MDLQTIKVIIADDHPIVLAGIRSVVAGSSFKIVGSARNSTEIIDLLSQGLCDVLVSDYAMPGGDYGDGIPLFEFVLRRFPRVRTVAFTMLDNPAILGQLRSIGVRCILSKMDDVNYLISAIHIAYASDTGEFFSPTIKSIMKEYGNVTGRLALSQRETEVLRLYVSGMAINEIAGQLHRSKQTVSSQKNSAMRKIGVERDMDLFKYAIEVGLVPSFSVGSLNSRSQHASAP, from the coding sequence GTGGACTTACAAACAATTAAAGTAATTATTGCTGACGATCACCCTATAGTGCTGGCTGGAATACGATCTGTCGTTGCAGGAAGTAGCTTTAAAATCGTGGGATCAGCACGCAACTCTACAGAAATCATTGATTTGTTAAGCCAGGGATTATGCGATGTATTAGTTTCCGACTATGCGATGCCCGGTGGTGACTACGGTGATGGTATTCCTTTGTTCGAGTTCGTCCTTCGTCGATTTCCACGAGTGCGCACAGTGGCGTTTACGATGTTGGATAACCCGGCAATTTTAGGACAATTGCGATCCATCGGAGTCCGCTGTATTTTGAGCAAAATGGATGATGTTAATTATTTAATTTCGGCGATTCACATAGCCTATGCCAGTGATACAGGAGAATTTTTTTCTCCGACGATTAAATCCATTATGAAGGAGTACGGCAACGTGACTGGACGCCTAGCCTTATCTCAGCGGGAGACCGAGGTTTTGCGGCTGTATGTCTCTGGTATGGCGATTAACGAAATAGCGGGTCAGCTACATCGTAGTAAACAAACGGTCAGTTCGCAAAAAAACAGCGCTATGCGAAAGATTGGTGTTGAACGTGATATGGATTTATTTAAATATGCAATCGAAGTAGGGTTGGTTCCATCGTTTAGCGTTGGAAGTCTAAACTCACGATCACAGCACGCATCCGCTCCTTAG
- a CDS encoding IpaD/SipD/SspD family type III secretion system needle tip protein: MEISSQRPFNITPSAILNSQMADVSSGNHNLTPAAADPNLSGEQKRLLKSAVQITKLLEAQRVAHDDVHQAAKSVLSEKLLHPSGPGSFRGASTQNLSSLRSALDGASLTDHLVNPQIAASQDEFLRSSLSEKGSNLPEIWKELAEMISKSETGEFSNLAAAMDKYTQLYQAMTDVVSSLENCVRADGDSHMKVDFRKIQIALQSILDKYNPPTNEVAIAGKTPSGGMTLIEADKICKKLGLDAKNCLYKNRDGTFCVLPDRSQIETQIANLPKTIGVALDDHQLSIAAYNVWKGGFDAQVSRLEDALQSRGTKYSNGYSSFENFHKKISAIIQDMTDMLRSLLQF; this comes from the coding sequence ATGGAAATAAGTTCGCAACGACCATTTAACATCACTCCTTCAGCGATATTGAATTCCCAGATGGCCGATGTTTCCTCGGGCAACCATAATTTGACACCAGCCGCTGCAGACCCGAATTTATCGGGAGAACAAAAACGACTTTTGAAAAGCGCTGTGCAAATTACCAAGTTGCTGGAAGCGCAACGCGTAGCACACGATGACGTGCATCAAGCCGCGAAGAGCGTTTTGTCCGAAAAACTATTGCACCCGTCCGGACCTGGTAGCTTTCGTGGGGCGAGTACACAGAACCTTTCAAGCTTGCGTTCTGCGTTAGATGGTGCTTCGTTAACAGACCATTTGGTGAATCCTCAGATCGCGGCTTCCCAAGATGAGTTTTTACGTTCTTCGTTGTCAGAAAAGGGTAGCAATCTTCCGGAAATATGGAAGGAGTTGGCGGAGATGATCAGTAAATCTGAAACCGGTGAATTTTCCAACCTGGCCGCTGCAATGGATAAATATACACAACTTTATCAAGCGATGACTGATGTAGTTTCTTCACTTGAAAATTGTGTTCGCGCCGACGGTGACAGTCACATGAAGGTCGATTTTAGGAAAATTCAAATTGCGCTCCAAAGCATCCTGGATAAATACAATCCACCCACCAACGAGGTGGCGATCGCTGGGAAAACACCCAGCGGAGGCATGACACTGATTGAGGCCGATAAAATCTGCAAAAAGTTAGGATTAGATGCAAAGAACTGCCTCTACAAAAATAGAGATGGAACGTTCTGTGTTCTTCCTGATCGCTCTCAAATCGAAACGCAAATTGCCAATTTACCTAAAACCATAGGGGTTGCTCTTGATGATCATCAACTATCGATAGCAGCTTACAACGTTTGGAAAGGGGGATTTGACGCGCAGGTGAGTAGGTTGGAAGACGCGTTACAAAGCCGTGGAACAAAGTACAGTAACGGATATAGCAGTTTTGAAAATTTTCATAAAAAAATTAGCGCAATCATTCAGGACATGACAGACATGTTACGTTCTCTTCTTCAGTTTTAA
- a CDS encoding acyl carrier protein — MREQVKSYLVEYFFVGKELTDEVLLVDDLGADSLDLLQIVYTLNDMFGVEIKIDDLSRMLSVGGACNVVSELCQKKVRYYLTNEKGP, encoded by the coding sequence ATGCGCGAACAAGTAAAATCCTATCTCGTCGAATATTTTTTTGTCGGCAAAGAATTGACGGATGAAGTACTTCTAGTCGATGACCTCGGGGCTGATTCTCTGGATCTTTTACAGATTGTGTATACATTAAACGACATGTTTGGCGTCGAAATTAAAATCGATGACCTCTCGCGGATGTTATCTGTTGGTGGCGCCTGCAACGTTGTTTCTGAGCTTTGTCAAAAAAAGGTCAGGTACTATCTGACAAATGAAAAGGGACCGTAA
- the pstA gene encoding phosphate ABC transporter permease PstA, protein MSENNSGPSTTGFPINPAANKVYRKRILIHKIGMVLSFLAMAFGLVVLMWILATLVVKGVGAMNLGLLTQNTPSPGGEGGGLLNPIVGSLMLVGLATLISTPIGILAGIYLAEYGEESKLAQVTRFVTDIMLSAPSIVIGLFVYAIYVAKIGHFSGWAGTFALSLIAVPVVVRTTDNMLKLVPGNLREAAFALGAPRWKVALTVRLRAVKAGVVTGVLLAVARIAGETAPLLFTALNNQFFSTNMNKPIANLPGVINQFANSPYDNWVSLAWAGALLITLGVLLLNIVARTLFSQKIPS, encoded by the coding sequence ATGAGCGAGAACAACTCAGGTCCATCTACGACAGGCTTCCCGATCAATCCTGCCGCTAACAAGGTCTATCGCAAGCGAATATTGATCCACAAAATTGGCATGGTCTTGTCATTTTTAGCAATGGCGTTTGGGCTAGTTGTTTTGATGTGGATTTTGGCTACTCTGGTGGTAAAAGGAGTAGGGGCGATGAATCTTGGATTGCTCACCCAGAATACGCCATCACCAGGAGGTGAGGGCGGTGGATTACTCAATCCTATTGTAGGTAGCTTGATGTTAGTTGGTTTGGCTACCTTGATCAGTACACCAATCGGTATATTGGCCGGTATTTATTTAGCTGAATATGGCGAAGAAAGTAAGTTAGCCCAGGTTACGCGCTTCGTAACCGACATTATGTTGTCAGCGCCATCGATTGTCATTGGACTATTTGTGTACGCAATATATGTTGCAAAAATAGGCCATTTTTCTGGTTGGGCCGGTACGTTCGCGCTCTCGTTGATTGCCGTTCCGGTGGTGGTACGAACGACGGACAATATGCTAAAACTGGTCCCAGGTAATCTGCGCGAAGCCGCATTTGCGCTTGGTGCCCCGCGGTGGAAAGTGGCACTTACGGTGCGACTGCGCGCGGTCAAAGCGGGCGTAGTAACCGGGGTTTTGCTGGCGGTAGCGCGCATCGCTGGCGAAACTGCGCCTTTACTTTTCACAGCATTGAACAATCAATTTTTCAGCACGAACATGAATAAACCGATTGCCAATTTGCCTGGCGTGATCAATCAATTTGCCAATAGCCCTTACGACAATTGGGTGTCGTTGGCTTGGGCCGGCGCGCTGCTGATTACCTTGGGCGTGTTGCTTCTGAATATTGTAGCCCGCACGCTATTCAGCCAAAAAATACCAAGCTGA
- the ppk1 gene encoding polyphosphate kinase 1 encodes MKKNTSSDENAESIKLNIDNNPAYLNRELSLLAFNRRVLAQAEQSHVPLLERLRYLCIVSNNLDEFFEVRIASLLANSHTEEGSDVIDPPLLSEAFKLTSTECHDIVARQYAILNKEVLPQLSANGVHLLRHKDRNEAQRAWVKSYFEHEIRPLLTPIGLDPAHPFPQVLNKSLNFIVEMAGKDAFGRDATIAIIKAPRVLPRVIKLPDALSPNGISFCLLSSIIHAHINDLFSGRHVLSYYQFRVTRNSDLWVDEEEVKNLRQALQSELQSRQFGVAVRLEIAQNCPSHLSTFLLNQFSIAPNRMYAVDGPVNLVRLSEIIDQSTQPGLRFPPFTPGLPAHLSSEDIFTLLKKKDVLLHHPFQSFQPVIDFIRSAAYDPLVVAIRQTIYRAGMNSDLIESLIMAAQLGKEVTVVVELMARFDEEANINWADRLERAGAHVVYGVVGLKTHAKLALVIRRESSVIQKGGVTGLCFYAHLGTGNYHPNTTKLYTDFGLLTANQKLAMEVNEVFIHLTSLTKPKKMDYLWLAPFALQKELIRAIRNEADIARQGRPARIVAKMNALLDESVIKALYAASADGVKIELIIRGACALRPGVKGLSENITVRSIIGRFLEHTRIYYFRNNLQHDVYLASADWMNRNLFRRVEVAFPIIDKMLKKRVISEGLTPYLKDNVNAWELSSDGNWNKRKKGPRHAAFSAQQHLMSLLGASSEIG; translated from the coding sequence ATGAAAAAAAATACTAGCTCAGACGAAAATGCAGAATCAATCAAATTAAATATTGATAACAATCCAGCCTATTTGAATCGCGAATTGTCCCTTCTCGCTTTTAATCGGCGCGTGTTGGCGCAAGCCGAACAAAGCCACGTGCCTCTGCTTGAACGGTTGCGCTATCTATGTATAGTCAGTAATAATCTTGACGAGTTTTTTGAGGTACGTATCGCGAGTCTGTTGGCGAATAGTCATACAGAAGAAGGTAGCGATGTCATCGATCCACCGCTGCTATCCGAGGCATTTAAGCTCACGAGTACCGAATGCCACGACATCGTGGCGCGCCAATACGCGATTTTAAACAAGGAAGTCCTGCCGCAGTTGTCTGCAAATGGCGTTCATCTGTTGCGTCACAAAGACCGGAACGAAGCCCAGCGCGCTTGGGTAAAGTCCTATTTTGAGCACGAAATCCGGCCTCTGCTCACCCCCATCGGGCTTGACCCGGCGCATCCTTTCCCGCAAGTTCTCAACAAAAGCTTAAATTTTATCGTCGAAATGGCCGGAAAAGATGCGTTTGGACGAGACGCGACAATTGCTATAATTAAAGCACCGCGGGTCTTGCCACGGGTCATTAAATTACCGGACGCATTGTCGCCGAACGGCATTTCGTTCTGTTTGCTGTCTTCTATCATTCACGCGCATATTAATGATTTGTTCAGTGGACGCCACGTTCTCTCCTATTATCAATTCCGGGTAACGCGTAACAGCGATCTTTGGGTCGATGAAGAGGAAGTAAAAAATCTGCGCCAGGCGCTGCAAAGTGAACTCCAGAGCCGCCAGTTTGGCGTAGCAGTTCGGCTAGAGATTGCACAGAATTGTCCATCGCATTTATCGACATTTTTACTGAACCAGTTTTCCATCGCACCAAATCGCATGTATGCCGTCGACGGCCCCGTCAATCTGGTGCGGCTGTCAGAAATCATTGATCAGTCCACGCAGCCAGGTCTGCGATTTCCTCCTTTTACGCCAGGCTTGCCTGCGCACTTGTCGTCTGAGGATATTTTTACGTTATTAAAGAAAAAAGACGTCCTCCTTCATCACCCCTTTCAATCATTTCAGCCCGTAATCGACTTTATCCGCAGCGCAGCATATGATCCGCTTGTGGTCGCCATCAGGCAGACAATTTACCGCGCAGGTATGAATTCGGATTTGATTGAATCGTTGATTATGGCGGCGCAACTCGGTAAGGAGGTGACTGTCGTCGTCGAGCTTATGGCACGCTTCGACGAGGAGGCTAATATCAACTGGGCTGATAGACTGGAGCGTGCGGGGGCCCACGTTGTGTACGGCGTAGTCGGCCTTAAAACGCACGCCAAATTGGCACTCGTCATCCGCCGCGAATCGTCAGTAATCCAGAAAGGCGGCGTGACCGGTTTGTGCTTTTATGCCCATCTTGGAACCGGCAATTATCATCCGAACACCACCAAGTTATACACCGACTTCGGGTTATTAACCGCGAATCAAAAGTTGGCAATGGAAGTCAACGAAGTGTTCATTCACCTGACCAGTCTGACTAAACCGAAAAAAATGGACTATCTTTGGTTAGCGCCATTTGCGCTACAAAAAGAATTAATTCGCGCGATACGTAATGAGGCTGATATTGCGCGCCAAGGTCGCCCGGCCCGCATCGTGGCCAAAATGAACGCATTACTAGATGAATCAGTGATCAAAGCGCTATATGCTGCCTCAGCAGACGGCGTAAAAATCGAGCTCATTATTCGGGGCGCATGCGCATTGCGCCCTGGGGTGAAGGGCCTTTCTGAAAATATCACAGTGCGCTCAATCATCGGTCGCTTTCTAGAGCATACCCGAATTTATTACTTCCGAAATAATCTGCAGCACGACGTTTATCTCGCCAGCGCCGACTGGATGAACCGTAATCTGTTCAGGCGGGTCGAGGTTGCTTTTCCGATTATAGACAAAATGTTAAAAAAGCGTGTCATCAGCGAAGGCTTAACCCCCTATTTAAAAGACAACGTTAATGCGTGGGAATTGTCATCCGATGGAAATTGGAACAAACGCAAAAAAGGACCACGTCATGCTGCGTTTAGCGCGCAGCAGCACTTAATGTCTCTTTTAGGCGCTTCCTCAGAAATCGGCTAA
- the pstS gene encoding phosphate ABC transporter substrate-binding protein PstS has product MRLNKVFTSVVLALGATFAVSSVMAVEITGAGASFPYPIYAKWAESYKAATGNSLNYQSIGSGGGIKQIKAKTVDFGASDMPLKAEELAADSLMQFPAIMGGVVPVVNLEGVAPGQLKLTGAVLGDIYLGKVTKWNAPEIAALNPGVKLPSSDITVVYRADGSGTSFVFTSYLSKASPSFKAGVGAGTSVKWPVGVGGKGNEGVAANVQKIKGSIGYVEYAYAKKNKLQHTQLKNRDGGFVQPDDETFKAAAAGADWAKTPGFAVDFTDAAGKDSWPITSASFILLHKSQADGVKGKEVLKFFDWAYKNGGAAATELDYVAIPSSVVKLVTEAWKTDVKDAAGKAIW; this is encoded by the coding sequence ATGCGACTCAATAAAGTCTTTACATCCGTCGTTTTGGCGTTGGGTGCAACTTTCGCAGTTTCATCGGTTATGGCAGTGGAAATTACTGGCGCGGGCGCTTCATTTCCTTATCCAATTTACGCAAAGTGGGCCGAGTCTTATAAAGCGGCGACCGGGAATAGCCTGAATTACCAATCAATCGGATCGGGCGGCGGTATCAAGCAAATTAAGGCCAAGACCGTCGATTTCGGCGCGTCGGACATGCCGCTGAAGGCCGAGGAATTGGCAGCTGACAGCCTTATGCAATTCCCTGCAATCATGGGGGGCGTTGTCCCGGTAGTCAATCTGGAAGGTGTGGCCCCAGGTCAGCTAAAACTAACTGGCGCAGTACTGGGAGATATCTATTTAGGTAAAGTGACTAAATGGAATGCACCGGAAATTGCTGCATTGAATCCTGGCGTCAAATTGCCTTCCAGCGACATCACCGTTGTCTACCGCGCCGATGGTTCAGGCACTTCCTTCGTATTTACCAGCTACTTGTCAAAAGCCAGTCCAAGCTTCAAAGCTGGCGTCGGTGCTGGTACCTCAGTTAAATGGCCAGTTGGTGTTGGTGGTAAAGGTAACGAAGGCGTGGCTGCAAACGTGCAAAAAATCAAAGGTTCGATTGGTTATGTTGAATATGCTTATGCTAAAAAGAATAAGCTACAACACACACAGTTGAAGAACCGGGATGGTGGATTTGTACAGCCGGATGACGAAACCTTTAAAGCTGCTGCGGCTGGCGCGGACTGGGCCAAGACGCCTGGCTTTGCAGTAGATTTTACTGATGCTGCCGGCAAAGACAGCTGGCCTATTACCAGCGCTTCTTTTATCTTGTTACACAAGTCACAAGCTGACGGCGTAAAGGGTAAAGAAGTTTTAAAGTTCTTCGACTGGGCTTATAAGAACGGCGGCGCAGCGGCAACTGAACTTGATTACGTCGCGATACCTTCTTCAGTGGTTAAGCTAGTGACCGAGGCTTGGAAAACGGACGTTAAAGATGCCGCTGGTAAGGCGATCTGGTAA
- a CDS encoding EscJ/YscJ/HrcJ family type III secretion inner membrane ring protein, whose protein sequence is MITKLYLLMFCILLAGCKQENLLQSLEQRQANEVVAVLQQNNIKAFKRNNGKSGFSVDVEQIDFAAAVDILKVYDLPSPKLVEIADMFPVDSLVASPRAEKARLYSAIEQRLEQSLRTISEVVSARVHVSYDLDGADRGQKSRPIHLSTLIVYEEETDPQAMINNAKRFLKNSFDQVEYDNISVVVSKRRILQSETPTISSRQPQRQSGTWIGIIAVLLVTTIAALVWYFRHRIRRLLAAVIAPLELSTKKDFRPADNVLNGADSLEDPAYPGPGTPEKR, encoded by the coding sequence GTGATAACTAAGCTGTATTTATTGATGTTTTGCATTTTGCTGGCTGGTTGTAAGCAAGAAAATCTGTTGCAGAGTCTGGAACAACGACAAGCTAACGAGGTCGTCGCAGTCTTGCAACAAAATAATATCAAGGCATTCAAAAGAAATAATGGGAAAAGTGGCTTTAGCGTGGATGTCGAGCAAATTGACTTTGCTGCCGCGGTGGATATTTTAAAAGTCTATGATCTTCCTTCGCCCAAGTTAGTCGAGATCGCCGACATGTTTCCGGTTGATTCACTGGTGGCTTCTCCGCGTGCAGAAAAGGCACGACTTTACTCAGCGATTGAGCAGCGACTTGAGCAATCACTAAGAACTATTTCTGAAGTGGTTTCAGCTCGCGTTCATGTCAGTTATGATCTGGACGGCGCGGACCGTGGACAAAAAAGTCGCCCAATACATTTGTCAACGTTAATAGTTTACGAAGAGGAAACTGATCCGCAAGCGATGATTAATAATGCTAAGCGTTTCCTCAAAAATAGTTTTGATCAGGTCGAGTACGATAATATTTCTGTCGTTGTATCAAAACGTCGAATATTGCAAAGCGAGACTCCCACGATATCGAGCAGGCAACCTCAGCGTCAATCGGGTACGTGGATCGGGATCATTGCGGTGCTTCTGGTCACTACAATAGCCGCATTGGTTTGGTATTTCCGCCACCGCATCCGTCGGCTTCTTGCTGCTGTCATAGCGCCCTTGGAACTTTCGACCAAGAAGGATTTTCGACCGGCAGATAACGTGTTGAACGGGGCAGATTCTCTTGAAGATCCTGCTTATCCAGGGCCCGGAACGCCGGAAAAAAGATAA
- a CDS encoding EscF/YscF/HrpA family type III secretion system needle major subunit, giving the protein MAAYPGTGLMVTTAKAFEAGGETLFEREIEVRKLLAEGGSSNPTTLAEYQAIISEISILRNAQSSTVKAFKDTDATIIANFR; this is encoded by the coding sequence ATGGCAGCTTATCCGGGTACTGGACTCATGGTCACCACCGCAAAGGCTTTCGAAGCGGGAGGCGAAACCTTGTTTGAGCGAGAAATCGAAGTACGTAAGTTACTCGCCGAGGGCGGTAGTTCCAACCCGACGACCCTTGCTGAATATCAGGCGATCATTTCTGAGATCAGCATTCTGCGGAATGCGCAGTCCTCTACGGTGAAGGCATTTAAGGATACGGATGCGACGATTATTGCCAATTTCCGCTAA
- a CDS encoding histidine phosphatase family protein, whose product MELILWRHAEAEVGEPDEGRALTGKGHKQAWKMADWLDSNLPNSCKILCSPATRTIQTAEALGRKFKIHPDLSPNCTAEQLLAAANWPNSREPVLLIGHQPILGQVAAMLVTGEKKEWSIRKGSAWWIAQRERGDITTTFLKAIMSADLISK is encoded by the coding sequence ATGGAATTGATACTCTGGCGCCACGCAGAGGCCGAGGTTGGCGAACCAGACGAAGGCCGTGCGCTAACCGGCAAAGGTCACAAACAGGCATGGAAAATGGCAGACTGGCTAGACAGCAATTTGCCTAACTCCTGCAAAATACTCTGCAGCCCCGCCACCCGGACCATTCAGACCGCAGAAGCATTAGGGCGAAAGTTCAAGATTCATCCCGACCTCTCACCCAACTGCACAGCCGAACAACTTCTGGCCGCAGCCAACTGGCCAAACTCTCGTGAACCGGTACTCCTCATTGGGCATCAACCTATTTTGGGTCAAGTCGCCGCGATGCTTGTCACCGGAGAGAAGAAGGAGTGGTCAATCCGCAAAGGTAGCGCGTGGTGGATTGCGCAACGGGAGCGCGGTGACATCACCACCACTTTTCTTAAGGCAATCATGTCGGCCGATTTGATTTCCAAGTAA
- the sctI gene encoding type III secretion system inner rod subunit SctI, with amino-acid sequence MALTISAIGSTAGVSAKFSDISPHEMGVMSLDDRLRDAFSTNSVSTQNEYNFIMNKVNDQNFDVSPKALLELQVRLGEYKQGVEIISALTRKGVATIESLLKT; translated from the coding sequence ATGGCTTTGACTATTTCGGCGATTGGTAGCACTGCAGGTGTCAGCGCTAAGTTTTCGGATATTTCTCCACATGAGATGGGGGTGATGTCACTTGATGATAGATTACGCGACGCGTTTTCTACGAATTCGGTATCAACCCAGAATGAGTACAACTTCATTATGAACAAAGTTAATGATCAAAATTTTGATGTGTCGCCAAAAGCTCTTTTGGAACTACAGGTGCGTTTGGGTGAGTATAAGCAAGGTGTTGAAATCATCAGCGCATTAACCCGCAAAGGCGTGGCCACTATAGAGTCCCTTTTAAAAACGTGA